One segment of Halococcus salsus DNA contains the following:
- a CDS encoding class I SAM-dependent methyltransferase encodes MTGDDPLGWAVYDHHRDEWDEPLVDRDGTATREQPIQRFYFDARDPDREVAEWEASWLSGPALDIGAGAGRDTLHFQEKFETVALEVSERLVETMRERGVRDARLGDMFALREEFERDRFRSAFAFGTQVGLAGSMQGLRRFLGDLAFVTTPDGTALLHGYDPDREATVEILGYRADPTPGLAHRVYHTTYRDQHETLLFRLFSPDRLREAVVGTGWQVAEVRRFSAETYVAALEKR; translated from the coding sequence ATGACGGGAGACGACCCGCTCGGCTGGGCAGTCTACGACCACCATCGGGACGAATGGGACGAACCGCTGGTCGACCGCGACGGCACCGCGACCCGCGAACAGCCGATCCAGCGGTTCTACTTCGACGCGCGTGACCCCGACCGCGAGGTCGCCGAGTGGGAGGCGTCGTGGCTGTCGGGCCCCGCGCTCGACATCGGGGCGGGTGCGGGCCGCGACACGCTCCACTTCCAGGAAAAATTCGAGACCGTCGCGCTCGAAGTCAGCGAACGGCTCGTCGAGACCATGCGCGAACGTGGTGTGCGGGACGCGCGACTCGGCGACATGTTCGCGCTCCGCGAGGAGTTCGAGCGCGACCGGTTCCGCTCGGCGTTCGCGTTCGGCACCCAGGTCGGCCTCGCGGGGTCGATGCAGGGCCTCCGGCGGTTCCTCGGCGACCTCGCGTTCGTGACGACCCCCGACGGGACGGCACTGCTCCACGGCTACGACCCCGACCGCGAGGCCACTGTGGAAATTCTGGGTTACCGCGCCGACCCGACGCCGGGGCTCGCCCACCGGGTCTACCACACGACCTACCGCGACCAGCACGAGACCTTGCTGTTTCGCCTGTTCAGTCCCGACCGACTTCGAGAAGCCGTCGTCGGGACGGGGTGGCAGGTCGCCGAGGTGCGACGCTTCTCGGCGGAGACGTACGTCGCGGCGCTCGAAAAACGATGA
- a CDS encoding thioredoxin domain-containing protein, with product MTVTERNRLDTERSPYLRQHADNPVNWQPWDDDALDAAREHDVPIFLSIGYSSCHWCHVMADESFEDERVAERLNEAFVPIKVDREERPDLDRLYQTVIGMVSGRGGWPLSVWLTPDGRPFYIGTYFPPEAKRGQPGFLDLLDSITEAWETEREDIEGRADQWADAMAGELEDTPEPGDPPGSELLETAARSAVRNADREYGGSGRGQKFPQTGRLRILMEAADRTDDEEFGTVAREALDAMATGGLRDHVGGGFHRYTTDREWTVPHFEKMLYDNAELVRAYLDGYRLFDDERYAEVARETLGFVERELTSQEGGFFSTLDAQSVGESGEREEGAFYVWTPDEIHDAVGDDRAAELFCERYGVTESGNFENGTTVLTLATDVEALADEHGTTVEDVEADLERAREAVFAARAERSRPNRDEKVLAGWNGLMIAAFAEAGLALDARFAETAVAALDFVREELWDETEHLLSRRYKDGEVKIDGYLEDYAFLARGALACYEATGDVRHLAFALDLARTIESEFWDPEEGTLYFTPSSGESLVARPQELDDQSTPSSTGVAVETLLALDHFAPSENFAGIAEGVLETHAETIESSPLARASLALAAERHSAGSLELTVVADSLPDAWRERIGRGFLPGRVLAHRPPTDDELRGWLDTLGLAEAPAIWADRTQRNDDPTIYVCRSFTCSPPQTDIEEALGWIGKLGTEAGTDLESELGFDGN from the coding sequence ATGACCGTCACCGAGCGAAACCGGCTCGATACCGAACGGAGTCCCTACCTTCGCCAGCACGCCGACAACCCCGTCAACTGGCAGCCCTGGGACGACGACGCGCTCGACGCGGCCCGCGAGCACGACGTCCCGATCTTCCTCTCGATCGGCTACTCGTCGTGTCACTGGTGTCACGTCATGGCCGACGAGAGCTTCGAGGACGAGCGGGTTGCGGAACGGCTCAACGAGGCGTTCGTCCCGATAAAAGTCGATAGGGAGGAGCGGCCCGACCTCGACAGGCTCTACCAGACGGTGATCGGGATGGTGAGCGGGAGAGGCGGATGGCCGCTCTCGGTCTGGCTCACGCCCGACGGCCGCCCCTTCTACATCGGGACCTACTTCCCGCCGGAGGCGAAACGCGGCCAGCCCGGGTTTCTCGACCTCCTCGATTCGATCACCGAGGCGTGGGAGACCGAGCGCGAGGACATCGAGGGGCGCGCCGACCAGTGGGCCGACGCGATGGCGGGCGAACTCGAGGACACCCCAGAGCCGGGCGACCCGCCGGGAAGCGAACTCCTCGAAACGGCTGCGAGGAGCGCCGTGCGAAACGCGGACCGGGAGTACGGTGGCTCGGGCCGCGGTCAGAAGTTCCCCCAGACCGGCCGCCTCCGGATCCTGATGGAGGCCGCCGACCGAACCGACGACGAGGAGTTCGGAACCGTCGCCCGCGAGGCCCTCGACGCGATGGCTACTGGGGGATTGCGCGACCACGTCGGCGGCGGGTTCCACCGTTACACCACCGACCGCGAGTGGACGGTCCCCCACTTCGAGAAGATGCTCTACGACAACGCCGAACTCGTCCGGGCCTACCTCGACGGCTACCGGCTGTTCGACGACGAGCGCTACGCCGAGGTCGCCCGTGAGACGCTCGGGTTCGTCGAGCGCGAACTCACGAGTCAGGAGGGAGGGTTCTTCAGCACCCTCGACGCCCAGAGCGTCGGCGAGTCGGGCGAGCGCGAGGAGGGTGCGTTCTACGTCTGGACGCCCGACGAGATCCACGACGCGGTGGGCGACGACCGCGCCGCCGAGCTGTTCTGCGAACGGTACGGGGTCACCGAGTCGGGCAACTTCGAGAACGGAACGACGGTGCTGACGCTGGCCACCGACGTCGAGGCGCTCGCCGACGAGCACGGGACCACCGTCGAGGACGTCGAGGCCGACCTCGAACGCGCCCGCGAGGCCGTGTTCGCGGCGCGCGCCGAGCGCTCGCGACCCAACCGCGACGAGAAAGTTCTCGCTGGATGGAACGGGCTGATGATCGCGGCGTTCGCCGAGGCCGGCCTCGCGCTCGACGCCCGCTTTGCGGAGACCGCGGTGGCGGCGCTCGACTTCGTCCGCGAGGAACTCTGGGACGAAACGGAACACCTCCTCTCCCGTCGGTACAAGGACGGGGAGGTGAAGATCGACGGCTACCTCGAGGATTACGCCTTCCTCGCGCGGGGCGCACTCGCCTGCTACGAGGCGACCGGCGACGTGCGTCACCTCGCATTCGCGCTCGACCTGGCGCGCACCATCGAGTCGGAGTTCTGGGACCCCGAGGAGGGGACCCTCTACTTCACGCCGAGCAGCGGCGAGTCGCTCGTCGCGCGCCCCCAGGAACTCGACGACCAGTCGACGCCTTCTAGTACTGGTGTCGCGGTCGAGACGCTGCTCGCGCTCGACCACTTCGCCCCCAGTGAAAACTTCGCCGGGATCGCCGAGGGCGTGCTCGAAACCCACGCCGAGACGATCGAATCGTCGCCGCTCGCACGCGCCTCGCTCGCGCTCGCGGCCGAACGCCACAGTGCAGGTTCGCTCGAACTCACCGTCGTGGCGGATTCACTACCCGACGCGTGGCGCGAACGGATCGGTCGGGGGTTCCTCCCTGGCCGCGTGCTCGCGCACCGGCCGCCGACCGACGACGAGCTGCGGGGCTGGCTCGACACCCTCGGCCTCGCGGAAGCCCCGGCGATCTGGGCCGACCGCACTCAGCGCAACGACGATCCCACGATCTACGTCTGTCGGTCGTTCACCTGTTCGCCACCGCAGACGGATATCGAGGAGGCGCTGGGGTGGATCGGAAAACTCGGCACCGAGGCGGGAACCGACCTCGAATCGGAACTCGGTTTCGACGGAAACTGA
- a CDS encoding SRPBCC family protein yields the protein MPTYQHESRIRAPFEDVWDFHSRIEGLTEVTPAFMNLRVEASRGPDGEPDPEVLEEGSTVDLSMRPFGVGPRQGWTSTIVERRESEGAALFRDEMSDGPFPSWTHTHSFYADGAETIARDRVEYRLPFGELGHLAGPFAVVGFEPMFRYRHAETRRLLE from the coding sequence ATGCCGACCTACCAGCACGAATCGCGGATCCGTGCGCCGTTCGAGGACGTCTGGGACTTCCACTCGAGGATCGAGGGGCTCACCGAAGTCACGCCCGCGTTCATGAACCTTCGGGTGGAGGCGTCGCGCGGCCCCGACGGCGAGCCTGACCCAGAGGTTCTGGAGGAAGGGTCCACGGTCGACCTCTCGATGCGACCGTTCGGCGTCGGGCCGCGCCAGGGCTGGACTTCGACCATCGTCGAACGACGCGAGAGCGAGGGCGCGGCGCTGTTCCGCGACGAGATGAGCGACGGCCCGTTCCCGAGCTGGACGCACACCCACAGCTTCTACGCCGACGGCGCGGAGACCATCGCGCGCGACCGGGTCGAGTACCGCCTCCCGTTCGGCGAACTCGGCCACCTCGCCGGTCCGTTCGCCGTCGTCGGGTTCGAGCCGATGTTTCGGTACCGCCACGCCGAAACACGACGGCTGCTCGAATAG
- a CDS encoding aldo/keto reductase, with protein MEYTTLGNTGMTVSKICLGCMSFGSSDWREWVLDEDESEEIIDKAVDLGINFFDTANMYSRGESERVVGNALSGYDRDWLVLATKVFNPMDDDNPNAQGLSRKAIEQELQHSLDRLGVDTIDLYQTHRWDDDAPIEETLKTLDDAVRRNQVRYIGGSSMWAHQFAEALHTSDSLDLERFATMQNHYSLAYREEEREMLPLCEKEDVGVIPWSPLARGYLTRPHEEFDTTTRGETDEYAREHPYAANGGEEINERVEEVANDEGATMAQIALAWMLHKDWVDAPIVGTTSVEHLEDAVAALDISLSESDIEYLEAPYGPVPVSGHQ; from the coding sequence GTGGAATACACGACCCTCGGCAACACGGGCATGACCGTCAGCAAGATCTGTCTCGGCTGTATGAGCTTCGGGAGTTCGGACTGGCGCGAGTGGGTGCTCGACGAGGACGAAAGCGAGGAGATCATCGACAAAGCGGTGGACCTCGGGATCAACTTCTTCGACACGGCGAACATGTACTCCCGGGGCGAGTCCGAGCGCGTCGTCGGCAACGCGCTCTCGGGCTACGACCGCGACTGGCTGGTGCTCGCCACCAAGGTCTTCAACCCGATGGACGACGACAACCCCAACGCACAGGGACTCTCCCGGAAGGCCATCGAGCAGGAACTCCAGCACTCCCTCGACCGGCTCGGGGTAGATACCATCGACCTCTATCAGACCCATCGGTGGGACGACGACGCGCCGATCGAGGAGACACTGAAGACGCTCGACGACGCCGTCCGCCGGAATCAGGTGCGCTACATCGGCGGCTCGTCGATGTGGGCCCACCAGTTCGCGGAGGCCCTCCACACCAGCGATTCGCTGGACCTCGAACGGTTCGCGACGATGCAGAACCACTACAGCCTCGCCTACCGCGAGGAGGAGCGCGAGATGCTGCCGCTCTGCGAGAAGGAGGACGTCGGGGTGATCCCGTGGAGCCCGCTCGCGCGTGGCTACCTCACCCGCCCCCACGAGGAGTTCGACACCACCACGCGTGGGGAGACCGACGAGTACGCCAGAGAACACCCCTACGCGGCGAACGGTGGCGAGGAGATCAACGAACGCGTCGAGGAGGTCGCGAACGACGAGGGCGCGACGATGGCCCAGATCGCGCTCGCGTGGATGCTCCACAAGGACTGGGTCGACGCGCCGATCGTCGGTACCACGAGCGTCGAACACTTAGAAGACGCCGTCGCGGCGCTCGACATCTCACTTTCTGAGAGCGACATCGAGTACCTCGAAGCGCCCTACGGGCCGGTGCCCGTCTCGGGCCACCAGTGA
- a CDS encoding twin-arginine translocation signal domain-containing protein, whose translation MKNLQDVSESEKREGTLSNATHIEDGSNSTSRRRFLKTSAVGVAGLGTLGAVGHAAAATGEHTLIIEGIGDRTTTSYSFTVGSNLQKSTAGGARIDENQDWIDGQSGHGAVISETNAYTFDGPLYSFDFRGSDDIQVTLDGEPARVGNRPDHLLVIEGTGPTTSYSFTAGPTLEKSTAYGATVDSLDQVIQQSAHGAVGRGKDAYTFDGDLHSFDFDRSGAVQVTLDGLPTRVGQRPDHLLLIEGTGSNTPYTFSTSGEVRKSSAYGATIDGSDRLGGTINDRSGRLVSGSVQSGKDAYGFDGTLQTFDFDADGSLRVTIDGKAAHVGNRPDHLLEIEANGERCKYIVETEGGIYEIDGIDPEDEVSERNAIGYVEGSDRDVYAYDGQLYAINADEFSATFRRDGEEFQPDPY comes from the coding sequence GTGAAGAACCTGCAAGACGTCAGTGAATCCGAGAAACGAGAGGGAACACTATCCAACGCGACCCACATCGAAGACGGATCCAACAGTACCTCGCGACGCCGTTTTCTCAAAACGAGCGCCGTCGGGGTAGCGGGTCTCGGGACGCTTGGCGCAGTAGGCCATGCGGCAGCAGCCACTGGAGAGCATACCCTCATTATCGAAGGCATCGGCGACAGAACAACCACGTCATATTCGTTCACTGTTGGAAGTAATCTACAGAAAAGCACTGCTGGTGGAGCCAGAATCGATGAGAATCAGGACTGGATCGACGGGCAGAGTGGGCACGGTGCCGTTATCAGTGAAACGAACGCCTACACGTTCGATGGCCCCCTCTATTCGTTTGATTTCAGGGGGTCTGACGATATCCAGGTGACTCTCGATGGAGAACCCGCCCGCGTAGGCAATCGGCCGGACCACCTCCTCGTCATCGAGGGAACTGGTCCGACGACATCGTACTCGTTCACAGCAGGACCAACCCTCGAAAAAAGCACGGCCTATGGCGCAACCGTCGATAGTTTGGACCAGGTCATACAACAGAGTGCGCATGGCGCAGTCGGTCGAGGGAAGGACGCCTATACGTTCGACGGCGACCTCCACTCGTTCGACTTCGACCGATCAGGAGCGGTACAGGTCACGCTCGATGGGTTGCCTACGCGCGTCGGTCAACGACCGGACCACCTCCTCCTCATCGAGGGGACCGGATCGAACACGCCGTACACGTTCTCTACAAGTGGTGAGGTCCGCAAGAGCAGTGCCTACGGGGCGACTATCGACGGCAGCGATCGTCTCGGGGGAACGATCAACGACCGTTCCGGGAGGTTGGTGAGCGGCTCGGTCCAATCCGGGAAGGACGCCTACGGATTCGATGGTACGTTACAGACGTTCGATTTCGATGCGGACGGGTCGCTGCGGGTCACCATCGATGGAAAGGCCGCACACGTCGGGAACCGACCAGACCACCTCCTCGAGATCGAAGCGAACGGGGAGAGATGCAAGTACATCGTCGAAACGGAAGGCGGGATCTACGAGATAGATGGTATCGACCCGGAAGACGAGGTCAGTGAGCGGAATGCCATTGGATACGTAGAAGGGTCGGATAGGGACGTCTATGCCTACGATGGGCAACTGTACGCCATCAACGCCGACGAGTTTTCGGCCACCTTCCGAAGAGACGGTGAAGAGTTCCAGCCGGACCCGTACTGA
- a CDS encoding ferritin-like domain-containing protein — protein MSVSQPVASDHQLARLLQIGMVLEEVVEARANQHHQSFEADLDPEIEALLDHAAEESADHRDRLSALIDELDAEQIPFDQISPLVAEHYDHDRDTDGVLYDQLANEETAYKFYDDLIGAIEASEATFSIERDRLVETLAGIRAEEADGAEDVTKLMEARE, from the coding sequence ATGAGCGTCAGCCAACCGGTGGCCTCGGACCACCAGCTCGCACGCCTGCTCCAGATCGGCATGGTCTTGGAGGAGGTCGTGGAGGCACGCGCCAACCAGCACCACCAGTCGTTCGAGGCGGACCTCGACCCCGAGATCGAGGCGCTGCTCGACCACGCGGCCGAGGAGTCCGCGGACCACCGCGACCGGCTCTCGGCGCTGATCGACGAGCTCGACGCCGAGCAGATCCCGTTCGACCAGATCTCGCCGCTGGTGGCCGAACACTACGACCACGACCGCGACACCGACGGCGTGCTCTACGACCAGCTCGCGAACGAGGAGACGGCGTACAAGTTCTACGACGACCTCATCGGCGCGATCGAGGCGAGCGAGGCCACGTTCAGCATCGAGCGCGACCGACTGGTCGAGACGCTCGCGGGGATCCGCGCCGAGGAGGCCGACGGGGCGGAGGACGTCACGAAACTCATGGAGGCACGCGAATGA
- the thyX gene encoding FAD-dependent thymidylate synthase, translated as MDVRLLEATDDPERVICTAARCDYSSDYVGDQSFEDLMSTIEGDDLDEKKRTLIGHLLSHGHFGPFEHPQATFAVEGISRSCMAQLTRHRHVSFDVQSMRYVAFDEVDPEDVREGAMVVTPPAVTDADWIGRNQRRTDTDEATVERRREVFRESVTQSVESYQELLDLGMAPEDARFVLPIGTEVNLVFSLNARMLMHVADMRAAADSQWEIRELTESVLDLAAEWCPITFEYYDEQLKGRKNRLAP; from the coding sequence ATGGACGTTCGTCTGCTCGAAGCCACCGACGACCCCGAACGCGTGATCTGTACCGCGGCGCGGTGTGATTATTCGTCCGACTACGTCGGCGACCAGTCCTTCGAGGACCTCATGTCGACCATCGAGGGCGACGACCTCGACGAGAAGAAACGAACCCTGATCGGCCACCTCCTCTCCCACGGCCACTTCGGCCCGTTCGAACACCCCCAGGCCACCTTCGCGGTCGAAGGGATCTCCCGATCGTGCATGGCCCAGCTCACCCGCCACCGCCACGTCTCCTTCGACGTCCAGTCGATGCGCTACGTCGCCTTCGACGAGGTCGACCCCGAAGACGTGCGCGAGGGCGCGATGGTGGTGACACCGCCCGCCGTCACGGACGCCGACTGGATCGGTCGGAACCAGCGACGGACCGACACCGACGAGGCGACCGTCGAGCGCCGGCGGGAGGTCTTCCGCGAGTCCGTGACCCAGTCGGTCGAGTCCTATCAGGAGCTCCTCGACCTGGGGATGGCTCCCGAGGACGCCCGGTTCGTGCTCCCCATCGGGACGGAGGTCAACCTCGTCTTCTCGCTCAACGCCCGGATGTTGATGCACGTCGCCGACATGCGTGCCGCCGCCGACAGCCAGTGGGAGATCCGGGAGCTCACGGAGTCGGTGCTCGACCTCGCGGCGGAGTGGTGCCCGATAACCTTCGAGTACTACGACGAGCAGCTGAAGGGGCGGAAGAATCGCCTGGCTCCGTAG
- a CDS encoding transcriptional regulator: protein MTHTCRNCKRTFGTELELELHRDVCTDAQLFCEVCGDRFAERTATRDGWRFSCPNEDCEGEGLEEDLHSVGDVLVSAR, encoded by the coding sequence ATGACTCACACCTGCCGGAACTGCAAGCGGACCTTCGGGACCGAACTCGAACTCGAACTCCACCGCGACGTCTGCACGGACGCCCAGCTGTTCTGTGAGGTATGCGGCGACCGATTCGCCGAGCGAACCGCGACGAGGGACGGCTGGCGATTCTCCTGTCCGAACGAGGACTGCGAGGGCGAGGGCCTCGAAGAGGACCTCCACTCCGTCGGCGACGTGCTCGTCTCCGCCCGATAG
- a CDS encoding SDR family NAD(P)-dependent oxidoreductase, which yields MTNGSDLSTEAVRNRSSVADHTAVVTGGSSGIGREIAATFVADGADVVVCSRSQADVETVADDLNGQDLPGEVLPVEADVTDRGDVEALAEATVEEFGGVDILVNNAGGGGDLSHLDSLDPDEWDRLVRVNLTGTYNVTRAFADALTDGGGAVVNTASMAGEYGIPGMSAYGAAKAGVISLTRTLANEWAGEDVRVNAVSPGYIATETIKERMGVGDPDRSDVDREVGTPGEVADLVRFLASPAASFVTGHSVVIKGPPVTPADPDSA from the coding sequence ATGACGAATGGTTCTGATCTCTCGACCGAAGCGGTCCGAAACCGATCGAGCGTCGCCGATCATACCGCGGTCGTCACGGGCGGGTCGAGCGGTATCGGGCGCGAGATAGCCGCAACGTTCGTCGCCGACGGAGCCGACGTGGTGGTCTGTTCACGTTCCCAAGCGGACGTCGAAACCGTCGCCGACGATCTGAACGGCCAGGACCTCCCGGGTGAGGTCCTCCCCGTCGAGGCCGACGTCACCGACCGCGGGGACGTTGAGGCGCTCGCCGAGGCCACCGTCGAGGAGTTCGGCGGGGTCGATATCCTCGTGAACAACGCGGGCGGGGGCGGTGACCTCTCACATCTCGACTCGCTCGACCCCGACGAGTGGGACCGACTCGTTCGGGTGAACCTCACCGGCACCTACAACGTGACCCGTGCGTTCGCCGACGCGCTCACCGACGGCGGCGGCGCGGTGGTCAACACCGCGAGCATGGCGGGGGAGTACGGGATCCCGGGGATGTCGGCCTACGGTGCGGCGAAGGCGGGCGTCATCTCGCTCACCCGCACGCTCGCGAACGAGTGGGCGGGCGAGGACGTCCGGGTCAACGCGGTCTCGCCGGGCTATATCGCCACCGAGACGATCAAAGAGCGGATGGGTGTCGGCGACCCCGATCGGAGCGACGTCGACCGCGAGGTCGGGACTCCGGGCGAGGTCGCGGACCTGGTCCGTTTCCTCGCCAGCCCGGCCGCCTCGTTCGTCACCGGCCACTCGGTCGTGATCAAAGGCCCGCCCGTGACGCCCGCCGATCCGGACTCGGCGTAA
- a CDS encoding DoxX family protein yields MDDSQADRDGTAPSRLGRTVLGLGLALQASEDFRDMEDNVEYAESAGVPMPDLVAPFASGMMVASGLGLALWRFPRIATGGVVTFLTLVTATMHDFWNADEDSKDGERLAFFGNLAMLGGALVFLREAYR; encoded by the coding sequence ATGGACGATTCCCAGGCGGACCGCGATGGGACGGCCCCATCGCGGCTCGGCCGGACGGTGCTCGGGCTGGGGCTGGCGCTCCAGGCTTCGGAGGACTTCCGAGACATGGAGGACAACGTCGAGTACGCCGAGTCGGCGGGGGTGCCGATGCCGGACCTCGTCGCGCCGTTCGCGTCGGGGATGATGGTCGCGAGCGGGCTCGGACTCGCGCTCTGGCGGTTCCCGCGGATCGCGACGGGCGGCGTCGTCACCTTCCTCACCCTCGTGACCGCGACGATGCACGACTTCTGGAACGCCGACGAGGATTCGAAGGATGGTGAACGCCTCGCCTTCTTCGGCAACCTCGCGATGCTCGGCGGGGCGCTCGTCTTCCTCCGCGAAGCCTACCGATAG
- a CDS encoding metal-dependent transcriptional regulator, with protein sequence MNTAEQYLKAIYLVQQIENGPASTGKLADSLGVSPASANEMIGKLEARGLADHEKYKGVTLTDEGIERARDSLQTYCIIERFLVSVLGVEDYRTEASQLESVIDETVAERLDTIIDRECECPDCFAPDEDVCELLDAEPSAAD encoded by the coding sequence ATGAACACTGCAGAACAATATCTCAAGGCGATCTATCTCGTCCAGCAGATCGAGAACGGTCCGGCGTCCACCGGCAAGCTGGCCGACTCGCTCGGCGTGAGCCCCGCGAGCGCGAACGAGATGATCGGGAAACTCGAAGCCCGCGGGCTCGCCGACCACGAGAAGTACAAGGGCGTGACGCTCACCGACGAGGGGATCGAGCGGGCGCGCGACTCGCTCCAGACCTACTGCATCATCGAGCGGTTCCTGGTCTCGGTGCTCGGCGTCGAGGACTACCGCACCGAGGCCAGTCAGCTCGAAAGCGTGATCGACGAGACGGTGGCCGAACGCCTCGACACCATCATCGACCGCGAGTGCGAGTGTCCCGACTGTTTCGCCCCCGACGAGGACGTCTGTGAACTCCTCGACGCCGAACCCAGCGCGGCGGACTGA
- a CDS encoding SRPBCC family protein: MPSEIERTPDGRRVVVSRAIETPAETAWRVLTDTERWPEWGPSVAGVKCADRFVTAGSRGYVRIPGPGSLFGRDAGSMGPRIPFRVVDCENHRWTWRVAGIPATGHRVEGEGETCRVAIEVPMLAAGYVPVCRRALGEIERIALRERS, from the coding sequence ATGCCGTCCGAGATCGAACGGACCCCCGACGGCCGCCGGGTCGTCGTTTCGAGAGCTATCGAGACACCGGCCGAGACCGCCTGGCGCGTGCTGACCGACACCGAGCGCTGGCCCGAGTGGGGGCCCTCGGTCGCGGGGGTCAAGTGTGCCGACCGGTTCGTCACCGCCGGATCGCGTGGCTACGTCCGAATTCCGGGTCCAGGGTCACTGTTCGGTCGCGATGCGGGCTCGATGGGACCTCGGATACCGTTTCGCGTGGTCGACTGCGAGAACCACCGCTGGACGTGGCGGGTCGCGGGCATCCCGGCAACGGGCCACCGGGTCGAGGGGGAGGGAGAAACCTGCCGGGTCGCGATCGAGGTGCCGATGCTCGCTGCCGGCTACGTCCCGGTCTGTCGGCGTGCGCTCGGCGAAATCGAGCGGATCGCGCTCCGCGAGCGGAGTTGA
- a CDS encoding helix-turn-helix transcriptional regulator has protein sequence MNRLWAFGLVAMVLVGGLALAGPAAAQPEAANASSPSFGETQFVVTVYENGSARWTQRYNQPLANETRTQQFRTYAERFNTEETPVYTDFRQRATDLTAAGSNATGRTMSARGFTHTAEVTSQPSTTGVVEMSFLWTNFTAPSDGGVTVGDTFENGIYLSPNMSIEIRAGPNLGVDWSSVEPTPDASTNGSGNTSDSLTYFGETQFASGQPRVTFTGSEDPVGSQSMLTSPLPWAVLTVALAVVLGAVFVRRSSGPVFGSGSEEETPPAEASATTESVTDDETGNDADADDPDDPTTPAVTSADLRSDEDRIVGLLEANGGRMQQTAIVEETDWSKSKVSTLLSEMADEGTLTKLRVGRENIVSLAGHEPTATRSPFDDE, from the coding sequence ATGAACCGGCTGTGGGCGTTCGGTCTCGTCGCGATGGTTCTGGTTGGAGGCCTCGCCCTCGCCGGACCGGCGGCGGCCCAGCCGGAGGCGGCGAACGCGTCGAGCCCGTCGTTCGGCGAGACCCAGTTCGTCGTCACGGTCTACGAGAACGGCTCGGCACGCTGGACCCAACGGTACAACCAGCCCCTCGCGAACGAGACCCGGACCCAGCAGTTCCGGACCTACGCGGAGCGATTCAACACGGAGGAGACGCCGGTCTACACCGACTTCAGACAGCGGGCGACGGACCTCACCGCCGCCGGCTCGAACGCCACCGGGCGCACGATGAGCGCTCGGGGGTTCACCCACACCGCCGAGGTCACCTCCCAACCGAGCACGACCGGCGTCGTGGAGATGTCCTTCCTCTGGACGAACTTCACCGCGCCGAGCGACGGTGGCGTGACGGTCGGGGACACCTTCGAGAACGGCATCTATCTCTCGCCGAACATGTCGATCGAGATCCGGGCCGGCCCGAACCTCGGGGTCGACTGGTCGTCGGTGGAGCCGACGCCCGACGCCTCGACCAACGGGTCGGGGAACACCTCCGACTCGCTGACCTACTTCGGCGAGACCCAGTTCGCGAGCGGCCAGCCCCGGGTCACGTTCACCGGGTCCGAGGACCCAGTCGGGAGCCAGTCGATGCTCACCTCGCCGCTCCCGTGGGCGGTGCTCACGGTCGCCCTCGCGGTCGTCCTCGGGGCGGTGTTCGTCCGTCGTTCGTCGGGACCGGTGTTCGGCTCGGGGAGTGAAGAGGAGACGCCACCCGCCGAAGCGTCGGCGACGACGGAGTCAGTGACGGACGACGAGACGGGAAACGATGCGGACGCCGACGACCCCGACGATCCGACCACGCCGGCGGTGACGAGCGCCGACCTCCGGAGCGACGAGGACCGGATCGTCGGGCTGCTCGAAGCCAACGGCGGGCGGATGCAACAGACCGCGATCGTCGAGGAGACCGACTGGTCGAAGTCCAAGGTCAGCACCCTGCTCTCGGAGATGGCCGACGAGGGAACCCTCACCAAACTCCGGGTCGGTCGCGAGAACATCGTCAGCCTCGCGGGCCACGAACCCACCGCCACCCGGTCGCCCTTCGACGACGAGTGA